The genomic DNA GTCCTGCAGACCAAGATCCAGGCCGGCGAGGCCCCGGATATCTACAACGGCGGTGCCTTCTCGGCCTTTGCGGACGAGGGACTGCTGTATCCGGCAGAAGACATTGCGTCCGAGGAGACCATCAGCGATTTCCAGGAGTCCTTCGCTGAGAATGAGGCCCTCGACGGCACGCAGTACGGCCTGCCGCTGATCGCCTCGGTCCGTGCGCTGTTCTACAACCAGGACCTTTTTGACGCCGCAGGTGTATCGGCACCTCCCACCACCTGGGATGAGCTGCATGCTGCCGCGAAGAAAATCTCGGATACAGGCACCCCCGGCTACGGCATGCCCCTGGGCTCTGAAGAGGCGCAGGGCGAAAGCCTGATCTGGTTCGCCGGTAACGGAGGCGGCTTCGGCAGCGAATCCGAGATCACTGTCAACTCGCCGGAGAACCTCGAAGCCGCCGAGTTCATGAAGAAGATGATTTCCGACGGCGTGACGCAGCCGGATCCGGGAGCAACCCAGCGCACGCCCATGATCAATGTCTTCGCCCAGGGACAGATCGGCATGGTCTACGCCCTGCCGCAGACGGTGGGCCAGATTGAGGAAGAGAATCCCGAGCTCAACTACGGAGTGACCACGGTCCCCACCAAGAGCGGTGAGCCTGCAACGCTTGGCGTTGCCGACCGGCTGATGGCCTTCAAGAACGATGAGGACAAGCAGGAAGCCATCACGGCCTTCATGGACTTCTTCTACTCGGAGGACAACTACGTGGACTGGGTGCAGACCGAGGGTTTCCTGCCCACCACGAAGAGCGGTTCCGAAGCCATGGCCAGTAACGAGGACCTCGCACCGTTCCTGGACATGCTGCCCAGCGCAAAGTTCTACCCCACCACCAACCCTGCCTGGAACAGCACGGACGGCGCCTTCAAGTCCCTGATGGGCCAGCTTGAAGACCAGGATGCAAAGACCGTCCTGGATCAGATCCAGTCCAAGGCAGACGCAGCCTGACCCCGGCCCGAAGGGGCCGCCGCTCCGGTTCGAAGCGGCGGCCCCTTCCTGTTCCAGAACGGTTTCACATTATGAGCAGCACACTTCGGCATCCGGGAGTGCGGGCCGGCAGGCCGCGGGGCAGCGAAAGCATCTGGGCCGCCCTGCCCTGGATCGGCCCGGTCCTGGTCCTAATCTTCGGCATCGTCATCTTTCCCGCCGGCTACATGATCTACAGCTCCACCAGGCGCATCAGCCAGGCGGGAACGAACGTGGAGGGTGTGGGCCTGGCGAACTTCCAGACAGTGTTCACGGATCCCAACCTGCCGCGGATCCTGCTCAACACCGTGGTCTGGGTTGCCGTGGTGGTGACCCTGACGGTCATCATCTCCCTGGCGCTGGCAAACTTCCTGAACAAGCCCTTCCCCGGCAGGACCCTGGTCCGGATGGCGGTGGTGGTTCCCTGGGCTGCCAGCGTGGTCATGACCACCACGGTGTTCTATTACGGATTGGACCGGGACTACGGCATCATCAACAAGTTCATGGTCGACATTGGGCTGATGGATGCCGCCTACGGGTTCACTAAAAACACGACCACCGCCCTGGCCGCGGCCATTATTGTCGGTGTGTTTGTCTCCCTCCCGTTCACCACCTATACCCTGCTGGCCGGAATGCAGGCGGTTCCCGGAGATGCACTGGAGGCCGCCAAGATGGACGGTGCCGGTCCGGTCCGCACCTACTTCAGTGTGGTGCTGCCCCAGCTGCGCGGCGCGCTCGCCGTCGCCGTACTGATCAACATCATCAACGTCTTCAATAACCTGCCCATCCTGAGGATCATGACCGGATCCATTCCGGGCTACAGTGCCGACACCCTAATGACCTACATCTTCAAGGTGCTGCAGTTTGACCGGCGCCTGGATGTGGCGAGCGCGCTCAGCGTGGTTAACTTCGCCGTCGTCCTGGTGATCGTGGCGGTCTACGTGAAGATCGTCAAACCTATGAAGGAGGTCTGAAATGGCCGTGACAGCCCCCGCAGTTCCCCCGGTTGCCGCACCGGTACATCCCCGCCGGAAGCGGTACGGGACTGACAACGTCAGCGGCCGCCGCATGTGGGGACGGACCGCCATCGGCGCTGTTATCGCACTTGTTTTCCTGACCCCGTACCTGATCATGCTGGTGGGCTCCCTGAAGACACGCTCGGAAATCCTCTCGGTTCCGCCCGAGTACCTGCCGCAGGACGGCCTTCAGCTGGGGAACTACCAGTCCATGTGGGATACCCCGGAAACCCCGCTGACCTACAACCTGCTCTCCACGATCATCATCGCGGTATTCGCTACCTTGCTGGTGCTGCTGGTGGCCACCCCCGCCGCGTACTACACCGCGCGTTTCCGCTTTCCCGGGAGGATGGTCTTCCTCTTCCTGGTGATCGTGACCCAGATGCTTCAGCCGGCCGTTCTGACCGCCGGGCTGTTCCGGCAGATGCTCTGGCTGGACCTTAATGACACCTGGGTTGCGATGATCCTGATCAACGCCGCCTTCAATCTCTCCTTCGCGCTCTGGATCATGCACAGCTTCTTCGCGGCCATCCCAAAGGAAATTGACGAGGCAGCGCAGATCGACGGCGCGGGACGCCTGAAGGTACTCTTCCGGATCAACCTGCCGTTGGTCTGGCCGGGCATTGTTACTGCCGTGATTTTCACCTTTGTTTCGTCCTGGAATGAATTCGCCGCCAGCCTGGTGATTATGTCGACCGCGGAGAACCAGCCGCTCTCCGTTGCGCTGACCAAATTCATCGGCCAGTACGCCACCAGCTGGCAGTATGTCTTCGGCGTCTCCATCGTGGCCATTGTGCCGGTGATTATTCTCTTTGCCGTGATCGAGAAACGCCTCATCGGCGGGCTGACCGCCGGGGCCGTCAAGTAGACGGAAGATCGTTCAGGGCGTGGGGTCCTTAAAAGAAAAAGTGCCCCCGGCCGGAATCGAACCGACGACCTGCCCTTTAGGAGAGGGCCGCTCTATCCTACTGAGCTACGGAGGCAAACCGCCGGGTTCCGGCGGAGCGGTACCAGCTTACCCGTTTCTTTCCGTACGTGTTTGCAGCTGATCCGGTGTGCCATTGGCTGCGCCGCCGGTCGCGTCACCTGAGGGCGGCTGTCCGGTGTCGGGGCGCAGCTCGTTCACGTACCGCTGATAGCTATCCCGAATGCCCTGCATAAACCCCAGGACAGTGCGAAGTTCCGCGTCCGAATACCGGGACATCACCTCGTCATTCAGCGCGCCGAGCGGCCCGAAGTAGGCTCCGGCAAGCTGCATGGCGAGCGGTTCAAAATGCAGGGTCACCTTCCGCCTGTCAGCGTGGGTGCGGTTGCGGTGGATGTGCCCGATCCGCTCCAGCCTGTCGATGACGGCGGTGGTGGCGCCGGACGAGGTGCCGAGCCGGGCGCTGAGCTGGCCGGCGGTCAGTGCCTCATGCCGCATCTCCGCCTCCATGATCAGTACCAGCGCGCGCATATCGGTGGTGTTCAGCCCGTGGGCGTGCGCGAAGGCATCAGCGACCCGCTGCCCGTCCAGGGTGATGCCGCGCAGCGCGTCGACGAGATCCCGTCGTAGCTCCTGATCTTCCACAGCCCAATAGTAACTTGGAATTGAAGTATCTCCATATCTGAGATACTTTCGGATAGAGATACTTACGTCACGGGAGAAGCACATGTACGCAGGGATAGTGAAGAACGCCAAAACGGCGTGGGTCACTCTACTGATCGGGGTGGCCGTCATTATTGGCCTGTTCGCCCTGCCGGCAGAGGAAAACGACACCACCGGAGTGGGTGGCCTGGACGACAAGTACCAGTCGACCCAGGTGGAGGAGCTGCTCCAGGAGTTCCCCGACGCGCAGGAATCCTCTGCCATTGTGGTGGTTTCCCGCGAAGACGGCGAACCACTGACCGATGCGGATACGGCCGCCATCGCGGAGATCAATGCGGCGGCAGCCGACGCCGGCGCCTCGGGCCCGCCCCCGCAGGTTCCGCCGGTGGTCTCGGAGAACAAGCTCGTGGCCATCGTTCCGCTGACGCTGCAGGCAGCCGCCGACGACGGCGATGCAGTATCGGAGGAAGTCGAGGCCCTGCGGACGGCGGTTTCCGATGCAGCCCCTGAGGGTGTGAAGGCCGAACTGACCGGCGGTGCGGCGTTCAGCGCCGATCTGGCCGGCGTGTTCTCCGGTGCCAACTTTGTCCTGCTCACTGTGACGGCCGGCGTCGTCGCCGTCCTGCTGATTGTCACTTACCGTTCCCCGTGGCTCTGGATTGTGCCGCTGCTCATTGTTGCGGCCATTGAGCAGCTGGCCGCGAAGGTGGTGGACCTGCTGGCCCCTGCCACGGGAATCAACGTGGATCCATCTGCTGTCGGCATCACCAGCGTCCTGGTCTTCGGCGCGGCCACCAACTATGCGCTGCTGCTGATTGCCCGCTACCGGGAGGAGCTGCGCGCCCACGATTCGGTCTACGAAGCGATGGGCAAGGCCCTGACCCGCACCCGTGAGGCGATCATTGCCAGCGGCGGCACGGTGATCCTGGCGCTGTTGACGCTGCTCTTCACCGATACGGACAGCTACCGCGGGCTGGGCTTCTCCGCGGCCATCGGCATTGTGCTGGCCATTTTCAGTGCACTGTTCCTGCTGCCGGTGGCGCTGGTGCTGCTGGGTCGCAAACTGTTCTGGCCCTTCGTGCCCAAGGTCGGGGACCCGGCCAAGGAAGGGAAGTTCTGGGGCAAGCTGGGCGAGGCAACTGCCCGCCGGCCGAAGACCATTGCCGGTACCGCCGTCGTTGTCCTGCTGGCACTGGGCAGCGCCGTGTTCACCCTGCAGATCGGCCTGAGCGAGAACGAGCAGTTCCGTGAAAAGCCGCAGGCAGTGACCGCTGCGGAAACCCTTGCCGAGGGCTTCCCGGCAGGATCCTCCTCACCCGTCACCGTGCTGGTGGAAACCGGGGCCACTGATGCGGCCGTCGCCGACCTCCAGGGTCTCGAGGGCGTCACCTCCGCCACCCCGGGCAGCGAGCACGACGGACTGACCCGCGTTGAACTGATCACCGGCTATGAAGCCGGAACGGATGAAGCGAACACCTTCATTACCGATCTGCGGGAAGACCTTGCGGATGAAGACTACGAAGCACTGGTAGGCGGCGAAGCTGCACAGCGAGTAGACCAGCTGGCGGCGAACCAGCACGACACGCTGCTGGTGGGCACCTCGGTGATCATCCTGGTGCTGCTGGTGCTGGCCATCCTGCTCCGCTCACTCGTGGCACCGTTCCTGCTGGTCGCCTCGGTACTGCTGACCTTCCTGGCCAGTACCGGACTGAGCTGGCTGGTGTTCGAGAACGTGCTGGACTTCCCCGCCATGGACGTGCAGACCCTGCTCTACTCGTTCCTGTTCCTGGTGGCACTGGGCGTGGACTACAACATCTTCCTCACCACCCGAGCCCGGGAAAACGCGGTGACCATGGGCACCAGGAAGGGCATGCTGGCCGCACTGCGTTCCACCGGCGGTGTGATCACCAGTGCAGGCATTCTGCTGGCGGCGGTCTTCGCCGTGCTGGGCGTGCTTCCGCTGGTCACCCTGACGCAGGTGGGCATCATCGTGGCCATCGGTGTCCTGTTCGACACCCTGCTGGTGCGGACCGTGGTGGTCCCGGCCCTAACCTTTATCCTTGGCGACAAGTTCTGGTGGCCGTCCAACCCGGCGGGTAAAGACGGACACCACGGCCGCCGCAAGGCTGAGGCCGAGCAGGACCCATCGGGCGACGGTCAGGGTGCCAGCAAGAGCGGCGTCGCCGCTGGATAGTTCTGCGGCACCGAGGGCATTGTCAATGGCGATGTTCTCCCACAGATCGGCGACCACAAAGAGGATCGGCGCACTGAAGAGCACCCAGCGCAGCGAACGGCGCTGGGTGTTCAGCCCGATGATCAGCAGCCAGGTCATGCCAAAGACCAGGGGAAAGAGCACCCCGGCAGTTTTGTGCACGTAGCTGAGCTGGCCCAGGGCGTCCGCGTCCATGGCAGCGCGTAGCGCCGCCAGGTGATCTTCCCCGTAGCCGAAGACCATGGAATCGGGCATGGCCAGCCCGTCCGAGAGGTCGGTCAGCTGGCCCAGCACCAGCAGGTGCAGGTACCAGAACAGGAACAGGGTGGTCACCACCCCGGCAATAACAATCAGCCCCGGACTGCTTTTGGGCTGTGGCGGCTGCCCCGCTCCCGGTGCGCCCGGGCGGGCCGGGGCTGCGTTTGGTCCGTGTTTGGCGGCGCGCTGCGCGGCGGTTTTTCCCATAAGTACAGTATGGCCGTACCGGTACATCCGGTGCGGCCATCCTGTTTCCGCCGTGCCGCGCGGTGCGGCGCCGTGCCTGCTGCGGCGCCGGCACTGTCCCTGTCGCGGGCGCCGGACCGGAAGCTACGCTGGGGCTATGGACCCCGTAGCAAGCCCTGAAGATTTCGCCCTGGCCGCCGATCTGGTGCGGGACGCCGGACAGCTCGCCCTTCGCATGCGCATGGAGGGGCTGACCGCCAGTGAGAAGACCTCCGTGTCCGACGTAGTGACCGCAGCAGACCGTGAGGCCGAAGCGCTGGTGGTGAAGCGGCTGCGCGAGCTGCGGCCCGAGGACGGGATTGTGGGGGAGGAAGGCGCCAGCCGAAACGGCACCTCCGGCCGCTCCTGGGTTATTGACCCGGTGGACGGCACCTACAACTTCTTTGCCGGCTCAACGTATTGGTGCTCTGCCCTCGCGCTGCGCGCCGATCCGGGTCCGCACGACGTCCACGGCGATCCTGAGGTGCTGCTGGGCGCCGTCTACCAGCCGCAGGAAGAACAGCTTTGGCTGGGCGGCAGGGGATATCCGGCCACCCGGAACGGGGAACCGGTTACCTGGCCCGAGGATGAGCCGCTGAACCGCATCTCGGCCGGGACCTACATCCACCCGACCTGGCTGCTGCGCCCGGAAGTTGCCGGCCCCTGGACGGCAGCCGCGTCCCGGGCCGCCACGATCCGGATGATGGGCTCCGGGTCCTGTGACCTGGTTCGTGTGGCTGCCGGCCAGTTCGGTGCCTGGTTCCAGCACAGCTGTCCGGAATGGGACTGGCTGCCGGGCAAGGCGATTGTCCTCGCTGCCGGCGGCAGCACCGCCGTCGCCGAGGTGAACGGCTTCCGCTGGCATATTGCCGGCACCGCCGCCGCTGTGCGCGAGATCCACGGCGCGCTGACCTCCGCCTGACCCGCGTCCGGCCCATACCCTTCCCCGCAGCTGAGGGGCGCAAACCGCCCCTCACCGGAATGTCAGCCGCAGCGCCTAGACTTAAAGCCATCATGGACTACCTCTTTGATCCACTCTTTCCCGCACCCCGCACCAACGAACCGGTACCCGCCGCCAAAGCGCCGGACGCCCAAAATGCCCGGCGGGGCTCCTCCTACGCAGATGAAAGCCGTGCCGCAGACCTGCTGCAGGGCCTGAACCCGCAACAGGAGGAAGCGGTGAAGCACAGCGGTTCGCCGCTGCTGATTGTGGCCGGCGCAGGCTCCGGCAAAACCCGGGTGCTCAGCCACCGGATCGCGTACCTGCTGGCCACCGGACGGTCCAACCCCGGCCAGATCCTCGCCATCACCTTCACCAATAAGGCCGCCGCGGAAATGCGTGAGCGGATCGAATCGCTGGTGGGCGGCGTCGCCAAGACCATGTGG from Arthrobacter zhangbolii includes the following:
- a CDS encoding extracellular solute-binding protein, with the protein product MKSKVRIGLVALAATGALAVSSCGFGGGGSGEGDASSLDLLVPSYSDGTKALWEGVIEDFQAENEGIKVNLQVESWENLESVLQTKIQAGEAPDIYNGGAFSAFADEGLLYPAEDIASEETISDFQESFAENEALDGTQYGLPLIASVRALFYNQDLFDAAGVSAPPTTWDELHAAAKKISDTGTPGYGMPLGSEEAQGESLIWFAGNGGGFGSESEITVNSPENLEAAEFMKKMISDGVTQPDPGATQRTPMINVFAQGQIGMVYALPQTVGQIEEENPELNYGVTTVPTKSGEPATLGVADRLMAFKNDEDKQEAITAFMDFFYSEDNYVDWVQTEGFLPTTKSGSEAMASNEDLAPFLDMLPSAKFYPTTNPAWNSTDGAFKSLMGQLEDQDAKTVLDQIQSKADAA
- a CDS encoding carbohydrate ABC transporter permease — encoded protein: MSSTLRHPGVRAGRPRGSESIWAALPWIGPVLVLIFGIVIFPAGYMIYSSTRRISQAGTNVEGVGLANFQTVFTDPNLPRILLNTVVWVAVVVTLTVIISLALANFLNKPFPGRTLVRMAVVVPWAASVVMTTTVFYYGLDRDYGIINKFMVDIGLMDAAYGFTKNTTTALAAAIIVGVFVSLPFTTYTLLAGMQAVPGDALEAAKMDGAGPVRTYFSVVLPQLRGALAVAVLINIINVFNNLPILRIMTGSIPGYSADTLMTYIFKVLQFDRRLDVASALSVVNFAVVLVIVAVYVKIVKPMKEV
- a CDS encoding carbohydrate ABC transporter permease is translated as MAVTAPAVPPVAAPVHPRRKRYGTDNVSGRRMWGRTAIGAVIALVFLTPYLIMLVGSLKTRSEILSVPPEYLPQDGLQLGNYQSMWDTPETPLTYNLLSTIIIAVFATLLVLLVATPAAYYTARFRFPGRMVFLFLVIVTQMLQPAVLTAGLFRQMLWLDLNDTWVAMILINAAFNLSFALWIMHSFFAAIPKEIDEAAQIDGAGRLKVLFRINLPLVWPGIVTAVIFTFVSSWNEFAASLVIMSTAENQPLSVALTKFIGQYATSWQYVFGVSIVAIVPVIILFAVIEKRLIGGLTAGAVK
- a CDS encoding MarR family winged helix-turn-helix transcriptional regulator — protein: MEDQELRRDLVDALRGITLDGQRVADAFAHAHGLNTTDMRALVLIMEAEMRHEALTAGQLSARLGTSSGATTAVIDRLERIGHIHRNRTHADRRKVTLHFEPLAMQLAGAYFGPLGALNDEVMSRYSDAELRTVLGFMQGIRDSYQRYVNELRPDTGQPPSGDATGGAANGTPDQLQTRTERNG
- a CDS encoding inositol monophosphatase family protein, whose amino-acid sequence is MDPVASPEDFALAADLVRDAGQLALRMRMEGLTASEKTSVSDVVTAADREAEALVVKRLRELRPEDGIVGEEGASRNGTSGRSWVIDPVDGTYNFFAGSTYWCSALALRADPGPHDVHGDPEVLLGAVYQPQEEQLWLGGRGYPATRNGEPVTWPEDEPLNRISAGTYIHPTWLLRPEVAGPWTAAASRAATIRMMGSGSCDLVRVAAGQFGAWFQHSCPEWDWLPGKAIVLAAGGSTAVAEVNGFRWHIAGTAAAVREIHGALTSA